One window from the genome of Chloroherpetonaceae bacterium encodes:
- a CDS encoding sensor histidine kinase, which yields MKDFFPKISRTFPPFFSLRFVLLFFVFPHYAFAFQDTLECHRELGHIKLNTHSLRYYEDVTDSLSLDSLIRHELNGELHFSPSPSTNFGYTQSAYWGKIVLKNSTNESLSYFLVSKDQYSKTIDFYSIPSTSNGIYSEHHTGLYFPFDTRKGFLREFVFQTSLDAHEVKTIYVRTTSFRQTILDLHLYSPADFERRNRVEFYLFGLYFGAAFSLILYNFFLYLSLRDRNFIIYVLFNLPYVTAVWLHNGFGYEILPESIAFFSRRYLMYSLYFFSLIFAIAFIRDFLNLKKFLPSFYKATFIFIYLFIILSLLSFVLPQPLLSKAINYTTLPTAIFAIVIGVLRMKQGDKTALYFFIGWSVFITGGILFQLEGLNLVPSNFFSSYAYQIGSGLEMILLSLALGDRINTLRLEKEAAEKDAIEAELFRLRNIELASALQESDRLKKIAEEANKQKTELFAIAAHDLKNPLTSIGGFSSLILEESDIEKIKMMAGRIQSSSRRMVNLISELLESSAYEIGSITLKKESFHLSPILEAVANQNSALAELKFQRIQLTCDSKLMLVADKARLFETVDNLISNAIKYSFEHTTIELSVMPFSLTKNHPMHSSVSHPSGILISVRDEGQGLSESDLEKVFKRFQKLSSKPTGNESSTGLGLSIVKDIVTLHGGAAWVESLGKNKGCTFYLFFPLP from the coding sequence ATGAAGGACTTTTTTCCCAAAATTTCGCGAACATTTCCCCCATTTTTTTCATTACGATTCGTTCTGCTTTTCTTTGTATTTCCTCATTACGCATTTGCCTTTCAGGATACACTTGAATGTCATCGAGAACTTGGCCATATCAAACTGAATACGCATTCATTAAGGTATTATGAGGATGTCACAGATTCACTTTCATTGGATTCATTGATAAGGCATGAGCTTAACGGCGAACTTCATTTTTCTCCGAGCCCTTCAACCAACTTTGGCTATACCCAAAGTGCATATTGGGGAAAAATAGTTTTGAAGAATTCCACCAATGAATCCCTGAGTTATTTTCTCGTTTCCAAAGATCAGTATTCAAAAACAATAGATTTCTATTCCATTCCTTCGACATCGAATGGAATCTACTCTGAACATCATACCGGACTGTATTTTCCATTTGATACACGTAAAGGTTTTTTAAGAGAATTTGTATTTCAAACTTCTTTAGATGCACACGAGGTAAAAACGATTTATGTGCGGACAACTTCATTCCGCCAAACCATATTAGACCTTCACTTATATTCCCCTGCCGACTTTGAGCGTCGAAATAGAGTTGAGTTCTATCTTTTTGGTTTGTACTTCGGTGCTGCCTTTTCTTTGATTCTTTATAACTTTTTTCTTTATCTCTCGCTTAGAGATCGAAACTTTATCATCTATGTTCTTTTTAATCTGCCTTATGTTACAGCGGTTTGGCTGCACAATGGATTTGGTTATGAAATCTTGCCTGAATCCATCGCGTTTTTCAGCCGTAGGTATTTGATGTATTCCCTTTACTTTTTCTCCTTGATTTTTGCCATTGCTTTTATTCGTGATTTTCTAAACCTGAAAAAGTTCCTTCCTTCTTTTTATAAAGCCACCTTTATTTTTATCTACCTCTTTATCATCCTTTCGCTCCTTAGTTTTGTTCTTCCACAGCCTTTGCTTTCTAAAGCAATCAATTACACCACATTACCAACGGCCATCTTTGCGATTGTTATTGGTGTTTTAAGAATGAAACAAGGTGATAAAACCGCTCTGTACTTCTTTATCGGTTGGTCGGTTTTTATCACTGGTGGAATTCTCTTTCAATTGGAAGGCCTTAATCTTGTTCCATCAAATTTCTTTTCGAGTTATGCGTATCAAATTGGTTCAGGGTTGGAAATGATTCTGCTTTCGTTAGCGCTCGGCGATCGTATCAATACACTTCGTCTCGAAAAAGAGGCCGCGGAAAAGGATGCAATTGAAGCTGAACTTTTCCGATTAAGAAACATCGAATTGGCTTCTGCACTTCAAGAGTCTGACCGACTGAAGAAGATTGCCGAAGAAGCGAACAAACAAAAAACCGAACTCTTTGCTATAGCAGCTCATGACTTAAAAAATCCGCTCACTTCGATAGGAGGCTTTTCAAGTTTAATTCTTGAGGAATCGGATATCGAGAAAATTAAGATGATGGCGGGTCGCATTCAATCGTCAAGCAGAAGAATGGTGAACCTCATTTCTGAACTCTTGGAATCATCGGCGTATGAAATTGGATCGATTACTCTTAAAAAAGAATCGTTTCATCTTTCGCCAATCCTTGAAGCGGTTGCAAACCAAAACAGTGCTTTAGCAGAGTTAAAATTTCAACGGATTCAACTCACCTGTGATTCAAAACTTATGCTTGTGGCTGATAAAGCCCGGCTTTTTGAAACGGTTGATAATCTTATTTCAAACGCGATTAAGTATTCATTTGAACACACTACCATTGAACTTTCCGTAATGCCATTTTCTTTGACTAAAAATCATCCAATGCATTCATCGGTAAGTCATCCCTCAGGGATATTGATTTCAGTTCGAGATGAAGGGCAAGGGTTAAGCGAAAGCGACCTTGAGAAAGTATTTAAGCGGTTTCAAAAACTTTCCTCTAAACCAACGGGAAATGAAAGCTCAACCGGCTTAGGGCTTTCGATTGTGAAAGATATTGTAACTCTTCACGGAGGAGCGGCTTGGGTGGAATCGTTAGGAAAAAATAAAGGATGTACTTTTTATCTATTTTTTCCTTTGCCATAG
- a CDS encoding GGDEF domain-containing protein: MVRTSGTSFDSPFSRFHEASDYFENWWLPIIKDQFHFEFEPIVNLTSGEVMGFEALLRGWQSGGFRSIPDVFDTAFKEKNLFRLELALREKLFAEISNHAVLREKVTFINVDQRVILMPDYKRGETAKLIEKYQIPISSICFEISERYDFNTVKQAVELIKKVKSQGYKIALDDFGTGYSGMQQLYNTEADYIKIDRFFVSEDESAFRKRLFIANIVHLAHLLGITVIAEGVENEREYYLCKELGCDYVQGYFVKSPSTDFRQIVGQYSHIQEINDKDRRKLKDDRLMLKNHIEPLPTLKTDSDIEDVFNIFRDNPQCSFIPILNSLKEPIGIIRESGLKQYVYSPYGREVLKRIAKSKGVMEFLSSCPKSELRFSAEKIMNTFSVSQGDEGIMMTEGGKYVGFLFASDLLKILNEKNLEQARDQNPLTKLNGNQRITDFINRALTLSDMARYLVYFDFDNFKPFNDKYGFRRGDRAILLFSDILKKATSMGSFYSERNESEVDQKLFLGHVGGDDFFLGSLGKNIDEVLQLVKSICTQYCKEVADLYDPADREAGKIRSIDREGNPKDFSLLTVSAGILELSQGFKYDNQEEIGKILAQMKKSAKGLNGGITLASILP; encoded by the coding sequence ATGGTACGCACATCAGGCACTTCTTTCGATTCTCCTTTTAGTCGATTTCATGAAGCAAGCGATTACTTTGAGAATTGGTGGCTACCAATCATCAAGGATCAGTTTCATTTTGAATTTGAACCCATTGTTAATCTCACCAGCGGAGAAGTAATGGGTTTTGAAGCGTTGCTTCGCGGTTGGCAATCCGGAGGATTTAGGAGTATTCCGGATGTATTTGATACGGCATTTAAAGAAAAAAATCTTTTTCGTCTTGAACTTGCTTTACGCGAAAAGCTTTTTGCAGAGATAAGTAATCATGCGGTGTTAAGGGAGAAAGTGACATTTATCAATGTCGATCAGCGCGTGATCCTTATGCCTGATTACAAAAGAGGAGAGACTGCAAAACTTATAGAAAAATATCAGATTCCGATTTCATCAATTTGTTTTGAGATATCTGAGCGGTATGATTTTAATACGGTCAAACAAGCGGTTGAGCTCATCAAAAAAGTGAAATCGCAGGGCTATAAAATTGCACTTGATGATTTCGGCACAGGCTACTCTGGGATGCAACAGCTCTATAATACAGAAGCGGATTATATCAAAATCGATCGCTTTTTTGTCTCCGAAGATGAATCAGCATTTAGGAAAAGACTCTTTATTGCCAACATAGTTCATTTGGCACACCTTCTTGGAATAACTGTCATAGCAGAGGGTGTTGAAAATGAAAGGGAGTATTATTTGTGTAAAGAACTCGGCTGTGATTATGTTCAAGGGTATTTCGTGAAATCTCCTTCAACAGACTTCCGTCAAATAGTTGGGCAGTACTCTCACATTCAAGAAATCAATGATAAAGATCGCCGTAAACTGAAAGATGATCGGTTGATGTTAAAAAATCATATTGAACCGCTCCCGACTTTGAAAACAGATTCTGATATTGAAGATGTGTTTAATATTTTTCGAGATAACCCTCAATGTTCATTTATTCCGATCCTCAATTCGCTTAAAGAACCTATTGGAATCATTCGTGAAAGTGGTCTTAAACAATATGTTTATTCCCCGTATGGAAGGGAAGTCTTAAAAAGGATTGCTAAAAGCAAGGGGGTTATGGAGTTTCTTTCTTCTTGCCCCAAATCTGAACTTCGATTTTCTGCAGAAAAAATCATGAACACATTTTCAGTCTCTCAAGGGGATGAAGGCATTATGATGACAGAAGGTGGGAAGTATGTTGGTTTTTTATTCGCTTCTGATTTGTTGAAAATTCTCAATGAAAAAAATTTAGAGCAAGCACGGGATCAAAATCCACTTACAAAGCTCAATGGAAATCAACGAATCACTGATTTTATCAATAGAGCATTGACGCTTTCAGATATGGCAAGGTATCTGGTTTATTTTGACTTTGATAATTTTAAGCCCTTTAATGATAAATACGGCTTTCGACGAGGCGACCGAGCGATTCTCCTTTTTTCAGATATTTTGAAAAAAGCCACTTCAATGGGTTCATTTTACTCCGAGAGAAACGAAAGCGAAGTTGATCAAAAGCTATTCTTAGGTCATGTGGGTGGCGACGATTTCTTTTTAGGTTCTTTGGGGAAAAACATTGATGAGGTATTGCAGTTGGTGAAATCCATTTGCACTCAGTATTGCAAAGAGGTTGCCGATCTATATGACCCCGCCGACCGTGAAGCTGGGAAGATTCGCTCGATTGACCGAGAAGGAAATCCAAAAGACTTTTCACTCCTTACAGTTAGCGCAGGGATTCTTGAACTTTCACAAGGGTTTAAATATGATAACCAAGAGGAAATCGGAAAGATTTTAGCTCAAATGAAAAAGAGTGCAAAGGGATTAAACGGGGGGATTACTCTTGCTAGCATTCTCCCTTAA
- a CDS encoding carbonic anhydrase, whose amino-acid sequence MESYKKMLLANKAWVKECLQIREDYFERFKYEQKPEFLWIGCADSRVPAEDVVAAEPGELFVQRNIANLVIHTDFNMLSVLQFAVEVLKVKHVVLCGHYGCGGVKAAMSHRSYGLINKWLQHVKDVYRFHKTELEMIQDEKKRFDRLVELNVYEQLKNIADTSIIQRMWKKEQQPTLHGWVYDIETGLLKQLHLWEPGSEVEDIYRYDIE is encoded by the coding sequence ATGGAAAGCTATAAGAAAATGCTTCTTGCAAACAAGGCTTGGGTAAAGGAATGCCTTCAAATTCGAGAAGATTACTTTGAAAGATTTAAGTATGAACAAAAGCCTGAGTTTTTATGGATTGGGTGCGCTGATAGCCGTGTTCCTGCGGAGGATGTTGTAGCTGCTGAACCCGGTGAGCTTTTTGTTCAGAGGAATATTGCAAACTTGGTGATACATACAGATTTCAACATGCTTAGCGTTCTTCAATTCGCGGTTGAAGTTTTAAAGGTAAAGCATGTGGTGCTTTGTGGTCATTACGGATGCGGAGGCGTTAAGGCTGCAATGTCTCACAGGAGTTATGGGTTGATAAACAAATGGCTTCAACATGTCAAAGATGTGTACCGGTTTCATAAAACAGAATTGGAAATGATTCAGGATGAAAAAAAGCGTTTTGATCGTTTAGTTGAGCTCAATGTATATGAGCAATTAAAGAACATTGCTGATACAAGCATTATCCAACGGATGTGGAAAAAGGAACAGCAGCCGACACTTCACGGTTGGGTCTATGACATCGAAACCGGTTTACTCAAGCAACTTCATCTTTGGGAACCCGGCTCTGAGGTGGAAGATATTTATCGATACGATATCGAATAG
- a CDS encoding hemolysin family protein, translating into MTGYIFEIVVILFLIILNALFSLSELAIVSSRKAKLQQLANEGNKNAKLALELAESPEDFLSTVQVGITGIGILAGVFGGATIAEGIALRLKDFVWIASYAEPLSLGLVVLPITFFSLVIGELVPKRLALNSPEKIACLIAGPMISLTKISLLVVKILSVSTKIALKGIGFKDSEEPQITEEEIKVLISQGREQGTFHEFEEDMIKRVFRLSDRTVSVLMTPRKEVQWIDYSGTDDDIKRTMLSHHYACFPLCDGEIDRVIGMIRMKDFVKIFFGENELNLKEHLKTIQVKPIFLSENLPALKALEVFKKNKNHQAVVIDEFGTVQGVLTLNDILRSVFEEISDDTTIESKIIRRQDGTFLVSGTTPLDEFFDELKVSTEVKNEFEGMNTVGGFVMHLFTAIPKEGQTIEWNNYIIEVMDMDGRRVDKILLSEKP; encoded by the coding sequence ATGACTGGATACATTTTTGAAATTGTTGTCATCCTATTTCTAATCATTTTGAATGCGCTTTTCTCACTTTCAGAATTGGCGATTGTTTCTTCACGAAAAGCAAAACTTCAACAATTGGCGAATGAAGGAAATAAGAATGCAAAACTCGCGCTTGAGTTGGCAGAGTCTCCCGAAGATTTTCTTTCCACAGTTCAAGTGGGAATTACAGGAATTGGAATTTTGGCCGGCGTTTTTGGCGGTGCGACCATTGCTGAAGGAATTGCTCTTCGCTTGAAAGATTTCGTGTGGATTGCATCATACGCAGAGCCGCTTTCTTTAGGCTTGGTGGTATTACCGATTACATTCTTCTCTTTGGTAATCGGCGAACTTGTTCCCAAACGGCTTGCCTTAAATTCCCCGGAAAAAATTGCATGTTTGATTGCAGGCCCAATGATTTCGCTAACTAAGATTTCTTTGCTGGTTGTAAAGATTCTCAGTGTTTCTACAAAAATTGCGCTCAAAGGAATTGGGTTTAAGGATTCTGAAGAACCTCAAATAACCGAAGAAGAGATCAAGGTATTAATCTCGCAAGGCAGGGAGCAAGGAACATTTCATGAGTTTGAGGAAGACATGATTAAGCGCGTCTTTCGCCTTTCTGACCGAACTGTAAGTGTTTTAATGACACCAAGAAAAGAAGTTCAGTGGATTGATTATTCGGGAACAGATGATGACATTAAACGGACGATGTTAAGCCATCACTATGCATGTTTTCCATTATGCGATGGAGAAATAGACCGCGTTATTGGGATGATTAGAATGAAAGATTTCGTTAAGATATTTTTTGGTGAAAATGAACTGAACTTGAAAGAACACTTAAAGACTATTCAAGTAAAACCAATCTTCCTTTCTGAAAATCTCCCTGCGCTCAAGGCTTTAGAAGTATTCAAAAAAAATAAGAATCATCAAGCAGTTGTTATTGATGAATTCGGAACTGTGCAAGGCGTTCTAACCTTAAACGATATTTTAAGATCAGTTTTTGAAGAAATTTCTGATGACACAACAATCGAAAGCAAAATTATAAGACGACAAGATGGGACGTTTCTCGTTTCTGGCACCACACCATTAGATGAATTTTTCGATGAATTGAAAGTAAGTACAGAAGTAAAAAATGAGTTTGAAGGGATGAATACAGTAGGTGGGTTTGTGATGCATCTATTTACAGCCATTCCCAAAGAAGGGCAGACAATTGAATGGAATAATTATATTATTGAAGTGATGGATATGGATGGGCGCCGTGTCGATAAAATTCTTCTTTCAGAAAAGCCTTGA
- a CDS encoding SulP family inorganic anion transporter: MSITKPKESEFTVINEMKKTLRFDLPASFVVFLVALPLCLGIALASGAPLISGLIAGIIGGVLVGFLSGSEVSVSGPAAGLAVIVASSIQKLGSFDAFLTALVLAGFFQLLLGKIRAGVIGNYFPTSVIEGMLAAIGIVIVLKQIPHAVGWDNQFEGEMSFISGEENTFSSILIALKFFTPIAFLISLLSLFILIYWEKILSKKFRMLTYLPPSLIVVFLGITINEISKIFFPAFQLSVEKNQLVSIPDLMPIGNVLEKLHFPDFHALFNKETYIISLTIGIVASLESLLSLEAADKLDPYKRISDTNRELRAQGIGNIVSGLLGGLPITAVIVRTSANIYAGAKSRYSSIFHGLLLLISILTIPFVLNKIPLASLAAILIVVGYRLGKVKLFVGMFRAGNSVFIPFIVTVLAVVFTDLLIGIAIGSVVGFFFVIRANHHSSVTMVSQDDYYLIRFNKDMSFVNKAELKECLIQIPDKSLVCIDGTKAIFIDNDIYDVINDFQESAKYKEITIETRNIHSKELPLFNIRNPRISDKNISKQTAENGKL; this comes from the coding sequence ATGAGCATCACCAAACCAAAGGAAAGTGAATTCACTGTTATAAATGAAATGAAGAAAACACTTCGTTTTGATTTGCCCGCATCTTTTGTTGTTTTTTTGGTTGCATTGCCTCTTTGTCTTGGAATAGCTCTTGCTTCTGGCGCGCCTTTGATTTCAGGATTAATTGCGGGTATTATCGGTGGAGTTTTGGTTGGTTTCTTATCCGGTTCTGAAGTCAGCGTGAGCGGCCCAGCTGCGGGATTAGCCGTGATTGTGGCTTCATCAATTCAAAAGCTTGGATCATTCGATGCATTTTTGACAGCGTTGGTTCTTGCAGGATTCTTTCAATTGTTATTGGGTAAAATAAGAGCAGGGGTAATTGGAAATTATTTTCCGACGAGTGTCATTGAAGGAATGTTGGCTGCAATTGGAATCGTGATTGTGCTCAAGCAAATCCCACACGCCGTAGGGTGGGATAATCAATTTGAAGGCGAAATGAGTTTTATTTCGGGTGAAGAAAATACATTCTCTTCTATTCTTATTGCATTAAAATTTTTTACTCCAATTGCATTTCTTATTTCTCTTCTTTCTTTATTTATCTTGATTTACTGGGAGAAAATCCTTTCAAAAAAGTTTCGAATGCTAACCTATCTGCCACCCTCTCTCATCGTAGTTTTTCTGGGAATTACAATCAATGAGATCTCAAAAATATTCTTTCCGGCATTCCAATTATCGGTAGAGAAAAATCAATTGGTCAGCATTCCGGATTTGATGCCAATAGGAAATGTACTGGAAAAATTGCATTTCCCCGACTTTCACGCATTATTCAATAAGGAAACCTATATCATTTCACTCACTATTGGAATTGTGGCAAGTTTGGAATCGCTTCTATCGCTTGAAGCGGCGGATAAATTAGACCCATATAAACGCATCTCCGATACCAATCGTGAATTAAGAGCCCAAGGTATTGGAAATATCGTCAGTGGTCTTTTAGGAGGGCTACCCATTACAGCAGTGATTGTGAGGACCTCTGCCAATATTTATGCAGGTGCAAAATCGCGATACTCGTCTATATTTCACGGGCTGTTACTTTTAATCTCAATTCTGACGATCCCGTTTGTATTAAATAAAATCCCATTAGCGAGTCTTGCTGCGATTCTCATTGTAGTGGGATATCGCTTGGGAAAAGTTAAGTTGTTTGTTGGTATGTTTCGGGCTGGCAACTCCGTCTTTATTCCCTTTATAGTCACTGTTCTTGCTGTGGTGTTTACAGATCTTTTAATTGGAATTGCAATTGGTTCTGTCGTAGGATTTTTCTTCGTGATTCGTGCAAATCATCACTCTTCGGTAACAATGGTAAGCCAAGACGACTATTATCTTATTCGGTTTAATAAGGATATGTCTTTTGTCAATAAAGCTGAACTTAAGGAGTGCTTAATTCAAATTCCTGATAAAAGCCTTGTTTGTATTGATGGGACAAAAGCAATTTTTATTGATAACGATATTTATGATGTCATTAATGATTTTCAAGAATCAGCGAAATACAAAGAGATTACGATTGAAACGCGCAATATTCATTCAAAAGAACTCCCATTATTCAATATTCGAAATCCAAGAATAAGCGATAAAAACATTTCAAAACAAACAGCAGAAAATGGAAAGCTATAA
- a CDS encoding EutN/CcmL family microcompartment protein, protein MLLCKVIGNTVATKKDEELRKAKLLVVKPIGLKREFLKSPEFIALDTLGAGIGDMVLVAQEGAVVEQVFKSPKMPANTIILAIVDDFQIAEKASI, encoded by the coding sequence ATGCTTTTATGCAAAGTTATTGGCAATACCGTCGCGACCAAAAAAGATGAAGAACTTCGAAAAGCAAAATTGCTTGTTGTTAAACCCATTGGTTTGAAAAGGGAGTTTCTAAAATCACCTGAATTCATCGCACTGGATACCTTAGGCGCGGGAATCGGAGATATGGTGCTCGTTGCTCAAGAAGGTGCTGTTGTAGAGCAAGTTTTCAAAAGTCCCAAAATGCCCGCAAATACAATTATTTTAGCGATAGTTGATGACTTTCAAATAGCAGAAAAAGCAAGCATTTAA
- a CDS encoding dCMP deaminase family protein — protein sequence MKKGTLKISKSKEKRTKGISGGITVGFVGATKDWQNGNHRLPEPLHHIENPPLKTANRIGWNDYFMSVAHLISKRATCERAQIGAVLVRDNNILATGYNGAPAGLPHCEGPKCLIYKSTHPDGSVEENCMRTIHAEINAIAQAAKNGTSIHGSDIYITASPCMNCLKVLINVGVKRIYYDKPYKIHNIEELIRLSGVKLIQVSPPPLQDSII from the coding sequence ATGAAAAAAGGAACACTTAAGATTTCAAAGTCAAAGGAAAAAAGAACTAAAGGTATAAGTGGCGGTATCACAGTTGGATTTGTTGGCGCAACGAAAGATTGGCAAAATGGAAATCACCGATTGCCCGAGCCTCTACATCACATTGAGAATCCGCCATTGAAGACGGCGAATCGCATCGGGTGGAATGATTACTTTATGAGTGTTGCGCATCTGATTTCAAAGCGAGCAACCTGTGAACGCGCGCAAATCGGGGCTGTGCTTGTGCGTGACAACAATATTTTAGCAACGGGATATAATGGTGCGCCGGCTGGATTGCCTCATTGCGAGGGGCCAAAATGCTTGATCTACAAATCAACTCACCCCGATGGAAGCGTAGAAGAGAATTGTATGAGAACGATTCATGCAGAAATTAATGCGATTGCTCAAGCGGCGAAAAATGGTACTTCAATTCACGGTTCTGATATTTATATCACAGCAAGCCCTTGTATGAATTGCCTGAAAGTTCTAATTAATGTTGGGGTGAAAAGGATTTATTACGATAAGCCTTATAAGATTCACAACATTGAAGAATTGATTCGTCTTTCAGGAGTAAAGCTCATCCAAGTTTCACCACCCCCATTACAAGATTCGATAATTTAA
- a CDS encoding PAS domain S-box protein produces MSSRILHFEPEKFDAQLIFIALQTERLQAQKEIYVIDHVTTLPAFTKAFVEYEYDLILTEYQLPDTSSEGLISTIRSKNPDLPVIFVTLIEDPSLAKKLILAGASDVIYKSHRAHLGGAIEEALQRKPISSHSKKAGKKIVIDDIDEDHLSASKSAIASPFQEDVASDSHTSDELSSSDSSEFERLIRSTKPGALPFEEPRKEANEETQPLEDEQEEGEMTVRSGYASRDEFNHSLKVKNDDTFLTIVLEQLPDAIAVLQDEQIVFFNATFKRLVLKPEDSIRGLNFVEDFVTLHDAKKLREVLRQSTQQKIEFTLRSGKNKIAVAALITPTTYANTPSMLLILEDLTEKKAQEKAALEREDRYRQQFDTFKERQERYRLTFEYNPTPAILEIDAETETFHQLDDGNRSALQFFGFDKSELLPLTVIELIADEHQESFYYARTTAFNGEPVTIESVVKTKGAELKPVTVTMIVEQVENKKVLISYFQPQTISNSYSGAIDLSKETLQLDEADSFDNDIALSSSPSLQEEIRTLKADLQSERLSYEELEKSFAEKEIFIKSIQSELSSTLNSNRNLEENAERFYSILDRISVAVIWVDLSGQISFWNKAAEDFHQVPKSKAIGFSSERIMKYRYASLSKKEAAKKSFDTEGKWKGEVSFISASGEVKHAILQVEKQFNTQGEMQGVVTLLEDSTVKKRQEIDQALLSAKSTALQSNRALTVFGIDFKGEITFLEGSVLNLNFFGEAEIGKSSFEIFRKHPEFIDFLSRGLSGEKISDYLENGDYSISVAPVFNQSGIAIGAVCTVAAYSKISAAF; encoded by the coding sequence ATGTCTTCGCGCATACTTCACTTTGAACCTGAAAAGTTTGATGCTCAACTAATCTTTATTGCATTACAAACCGAGCGTCTTCAAGCACAAAAAGAAATTTATGTTATTGATCATGTAACGACGCTTCCAGCATTTACAAAAGCTTTTGTGGAGTATGAGTATGATCTTATCTTAACTGAATACCAACTTCCTGATACATCTTCTGAAGGGCTAATTTCTACCATTCGCTCGAAAAACCCTGATTTACCGGTGATTTTTGTAACCTTAATTGAAGATCCTTCTTTAGCAAAAAAACTCATCTTAGCTGGCGCTTCCGATGTCATCTATAAATCTCACCGAGCTCACTTAGGCGGGGCAATCGAAGAAGCGCTGCAAAGAAAACCCATTTCAAGTCATTCAAAAAAAGCTGGAAAGAAAATTGTCATCGATGATATTGATGAGGATCATTTATCCGCTTCGAAAAGCGCCATCGCATCACCATTTCAAGAAGATGTTGCGTCTGATTCACACACATCTGATGAACTCTCATCGAGCGACAGTTCTGAATTTGAACGCTTAATTCGCAGTACAAAACCCGGTGCATTACCATTTGAAGAACCTCGAAAGGAAGCAAATGAAGAAACTCAACCGCTAGAAGATGAACAAGAAGAAGGAGAAATGACCGTTCGAAGCGGTTACGCTTCAAGGGATGAATTCAACCATTCTTTAAAAGTTAAAAATGATGATACTTTTCTAACCATCGTGTTGGAACAACTTCCTGATGCCATTGCCGTTCTTCAAGACGAACAAATTGTATTTTTCAATGCAACCTTCAAGAGACTCGTCTTAAAGCCCGAAGATTCGATTCGAGGATTAAATTTTGTGGAGGATTTTGTGACACTTCACGATGCAAAAAAACTCCGCGAAGTTTTGCGTCAATCAACCCAACAGAAAATTGAATTCACGCTCCGATCCGGGAAAAATAAAATTGCAGTAGCAGCTTTAATCACTCCAACGACATACGCCAATACGCCTTCAATGCTCTTGATTTTAGAAGATTTAACCGAGAAGAAGGCACAGGAGAAAGCGGCTCTCGAAAGAGAAGATCGATATCGGCAGCAGTTCGATACATTTAAGGAACGTCAAGAGCGATATCGCCTGACATTTGAATACAATCCTACACCGGCCATTTTAGAAATTGATGCGGAAACGGAAACCTTCCACCAACTAGATGACGGGAATCGCTCCGCTCTTCAATTTTTTGGTTTTGATAAATCAGAATTGCTCCCTCTAACCGTTATTGAACTCATTGCCGACGAACATCAAGAAAGTTTCTACTACGCGAGAACCACAGCTTTTAATGGTGAACCTGTTACCATTGAATCTGTCGTGAAAACGAAAGGTGCCGAGCTAAAACCCGTTACAGTAACGATGATTGTTGAGCAAGTTGAAAATAAAAAAGTGCTCATCTCATATTTTCAACCACAGACAATTTCAAATTCTTATTCGGGTGCCATTGATCTCTCTAAAGAAACCTTGCAACTTGACGAGGCAGATTCTTTTGACAATGACATCGCATTGTCCTCTTCACCTTCGCTACAAGAAGAAATTCGTACCCTTAAAGCAGATTTACAAAGCGAACGCCTTAGCTATGAGGAACTTGAAAAGTCTTTTGCTGAGAAAGAAATTTTTATTAAGTCAATTCAATCCGAACTAAGCTCAACCCTAAATTCAAATCGAAATCTTGAAGAAAACGCCGAGAGGTTCTATTCGATCCTTGACCGAATATCGGTTGCTGTCATTTGGGTTGATTTATCGGGCCAAATCTCATTTTGGAACAAAGCGGCTGAAGATTTTCATCAAGTTCCAAAATCTAAAGCCATTGGGTTCAGCTCGGAACGCATCATGAAATATCGTTATGCGTCGCTCTCAAAAAAGGAAGCCGCAAAGAAAAGTTTTGATACCGAGGGTAAATGGAAGGGCGAGGTCAGTTTTATCTCAGCCTCAGGCGAAGTCAAACATGCAATTCTTCAAGTTGAAAAGCAATTTAATACCCAAGGCGAGATGCAAGGCGTTGTCACTTTGCTGGAGGATTCAACAGTTAAAAAGCGCCAAGAAATTGACCAAGCGTTGCTTTCTGCGAAGTCCACTGCATTACAATCAAACCGGGCATTAACCGTCTTTGGAATTGATTTCAAAGGCGAAATCACTTTCTTAGAAGGCTCCGTGCTTAACCTGAACTTTTTTGGCGAAGCCGAGATTGGAAAGTCATCGTTCGAGATATTCAGAAAGCACCCCGAATTCATTGATTTTCTTAGCCGTGGGCTTTCAGGAGAAAAGATCAGCGACTATCTCGAAAATGGCGATTACTCAATTTCAGTCGCGCCCGTCTTTAATCAATCGGGGATTGCTATCGGCGCCGTATGCACCGTGGCTGCTTATTCTAAAATTTCAGCGGCCTTTTAA